The following proteins are co-located in the Rhodothermaceae bacterium genome:
- the recJ gene encoding single-stranded-DNA-specific exonuclease RecJ: MRWIERPIENPTNVQVLSDALNSLPEPLTRFLILRGVDSLDAARGYFRATKEDLHDPHLLADVDLAAGRIARAITEKENVLVYGDFDADGVTSTALVLQFLKSHGITTASYIPHRQKENHGFHTSGVELARAKECSLIIVVDCGTNDEETARQANKAGIDLVICDHHENEDKHPICHAHVNPNRRGCTYPVKEISACALAYKMIQVTFEALGKPAHLADQYLDLVAISTVCDIMPLVGENRVLVREGLNLLRTSEHPGLTTLVSVSKCNQEHLTATDIGMQLGPRLNAAGRLAHADQALALLMVDAEDEAQKLAKQLDELNVSRKTLAAELRPVASKLARTQLAGEHTSALVLYHPDWHPGILGSAASQMVREFARPAVMLTDVPNSDGEEIFGSVRTWGDIHMLKALTGCQDLLTRFGGHAKAAGLTLKKEDLPLLRAQLNTEVLSQIGDQKIETSLEYDARLPMEMIPGKFERILKLCQPFGKENEAPLFLMENLHPTSVRLLRGGHHLKMKLRSPDSSTVMDAIGFHQGQHYTVAEEAHVQQTGLDLLCYVEENRWNGRVTTQLRIEAFRANTN, translated from the coding sequence ATGCGATGGATTGAGCGTCCCATCGAAAATCCAACCAATGTGCAGGTACTCAGTGATGCACTGAATTCATTACCAGAACCGCTCACACGCTTTTTGATTCTGCGCGGAGTTGATTCGCTAGATGCCGCGCGAGGTTACTTTCGTGCAACCAAAGAAGATCTTCACGATCCACACCTCTTGGCAGATGTGGACTTGGCTGCTGGGCGGATCGCGCGTGCCATCACAGAAAAAGAGAATGTCCTAGTATATGGGGACTTTGATGCCGATGGCGTGACTTCGACCGCACTCGTTCTGCAATTCCTGAAATCCCACGGGATTACAACCGCGTCCTACATCCCTCATCGCCAAAAAGAAAATCACGGATTTCACACCAGCGGAGTGGAACTGGCACGCGCAAAGGAATGCTCACTCATCATTGTCGTAGACTGCGGCACCAACGATGAGGAGACCGCACGACAGGCAAACAAGGCCGGGATTGACCTCGTAATCTGTGACCATCACGAGAATGAGGACAAACATCCCATCTGTCACGCTCATGTAAACCCGAATCGTAGAGGCTGCACCTACCCTGTCAAGGAGATTTCTGCCTGTGCGCTGGCCTACAAGATGATTCAAGTTACCTTTGAGGCCCTCGGCAAACCCGCCCACCTCGCGGACCAGTACCTTGATCTTGTTGCCATCTCCACGGTATGTGATATCATGCCCTTAGTTGGAGAAAACCGCGTTCTGGTACGGGAAGGGTTAAATCTCCTCCGCACATCAGAGCATCCCGGACTCACCACTCTTGTCTCTGTTTCAAAATGCAATCAAGAGCATCTGACCGCTACCGATATCGGGATGCAATTGGGGCCCCGACTCAATGCAGCCGGCCGACTGGCACATGCAGATCAGGCCTTAGCACTGCTGATGGTTGATGCGGAAGACGAAGCGCAAAAACTCGCCAAGCAGCTTGATGAGCTCAATGTGTCCCGAAAGACTCTTGCGGCAGAGCTACGCCCGGTGGCCAGCAAGCTCGCCCGAACACAACTGGCGGGTGAACACACCAGCGCCCTGGTGCTCTACCACCCGGATTGGCACCCTGGAATCCTGGGCTCTGCAGCCTCCCAAATGGTTCGAGAATTTGCCCGGCCAGCCGTGATGCTGACCGATGTTCCGAATTCGGACGGTGAGGAAATATTTGGCAGTGTGCGTACTTGGGGAGATATCCATATGCTGAAGGCTCTCACCGGCTGCCAGGACCTGTTAACTCGATTTGGAGGTCACGCAAAAGCGGCAGGACTCACGCTGAAGAAAGAAGATTTGCCTCTTCTTAGAGCACAACTTAATACTGAGGTGCTCTCCCAGATTGGAGATCAGAAGATTGAGACCTCCTTGGAATATGACGCCCGATTGCCCATGGAGATGATCCCGGGGAAATTTGAGCGTATACTCAAGCTATGCCAGCCCTTTGGCAAAGAAAATGAGGCTCCCCTGTTTCTTATGGAAAACCTGCATCCGACGTCTGTTCGTCTGCTACGTGGAGGGCATCACCTCAAAATGAAGCTGCGGTCCCCCGATTCTTCCACCGTCATGGACGCAATCGGCTTCCATCAGGGTCAGCACTACACGGTCGCAGAAGAAGCCCATGTACAACAGACGGGCCTAGACCTTCTGTGCTATGTGGAAGAGAATAGATGGAACGGGAGAGTCACCACACAACTCCGCATCGAAGCATTCCGTGCAAACACTAACTAA
- a CDS encoding zinc carboxypeptidase, whose protein sequence is MKFLVSFLLLTSFIYSAGAQLYSPSEFLGYEAGEDFTPHHRVTDYVRHVAETAENVVLVEYGHTYEGRVLQYLILSSADNLANLENIRTANLQLTGLLEGTPMEDIPALVWLSYNVHGNESVSTEAALEVIHTLASGTDPDVSAWLENTVVIIDPCLNPDGRDRYVHFYHRTRGRHPNVIEEAREHAEPWPGGRTNHYYFDLNRDWAWGTQMETRQRLQHYNRWMPHVHVDFHEQSVNSPYYFAPAAVPYHKDITPWQRELQDLMGANHARYFDQEGWLFFTRQVFDLFYPGYGDTWPTFNGAIGMTYEQAGSGRAGLGIITAEGDTLTLADRIEHHYTTSLSTIEVAANERDRIVDQFTQYFRNSVADATGAHAAYLIRRAGQEDQVHTISNHLDLLGITYGFAATTGRENGFAYHTGAREELQVEPGDLVVPAAQPKGVLARVLFEPEPELEDSLTYDITAWALPYVYGVEAYALDREVTWETIAPVPAASAHPSEPVAYIAEWKSFEDARLLADLLQRGVKVRYAEVPFEVNQQSYDEGTLIMTRGGAGAAFDSLVIQSARRTKQQVDAVTTTRVTEGVDFGSGDVVFIRAPRVAIVAGTPISPYSLGQLWHFFDEQLEYSATLVDSDDFGDLPLFRYDVIILPSGSYSDILDERRLEEVRDWIREGGRLIALERAAAFLADKDGFGLKRKPDDADGADSLDTEIQPYADRDRHEITQDIPGAIFRTELDTTHPLAFGYPRDYFTLKVNPRAFSWLEDGWNVGVLKENSLVAGFAGTQALEPLEQSLILGMESIGRGEVIYFADNPIFRGFYYHGRLLLANAVFLAGQRSVATF, encoded by the coding sequence ATGAAATTCCTTGTCTCTTTTTTGCTACTGACTTCGTTCATCTACTCTGCCGGGGCGCAGCTCTACAGTCCATCCGAGTTCCTGGGCTATGAAGCAGGGGAAGACTTTACGCCTCATCACCGAGTCACGGACTATGTTCGCCATGTTGCAGAAACTGCCGAAAACGTGGTTCTCGTTGAGTATGGTCACACATACGAAGGTCGTGTGCTGCAGTATTTGATCCTCTCTTCTGCTGACAATCTTGCGAATCTGGAAAATATTCGCACGGCAAACCTCCAGCTTACCGGACTCTTGGAAGGAACACCGATGGAAGATATCCCTGCACTGGTTTGGCTTAGCTACAACGTTCACGGTAATGAATCTGTCAGTACCGAAGCCGCTCTGGAAGTCATTCATACACTGGCCAGTGGCACAGATCCCGATGTTTCAGCATGGCTCGAAAATACTGTGGTCATCATTGACCCATGCCTCAACCCGGATGGACGTGACCGTTATGTCCATTTTTATCACCGAACACGGGGACGGCACCCGAACGTTATTGAGGAAGCCCGCGAACATGCGGAACCGTGGCCTGGCGGACGAACCAACCACTACTACTTTGACCTGAACCGGGATTGGGCCTGGGGAACACAGATGGAGACGCGCCAGCGACTGCAACATTATAATCGCTGGATGCCCCATGTTCATGTGGACTTTCATGAGCAAAGCGTAAACAGCCCCTACTATTTCGCTCCTGCAGCAGTGCCATACCATAAAGATATCACGCCATGGCAGCGGGAACTCCAGGACCTGATGGGAGCCAATCATGCCCGGTACTTTGATCAGGAGGGATGGCTGTTCTTCACGAGGCAGGTTTTTGACTTGTTCTATCCGGGCTACGGTGACACATGGCCCACGTTCAACGGTGCAATTGGAATGACATACGAGCAGGCGGGCTCTGGACGCGCCGGACTCGGGATTATTACAGCAGAGGGAGATACTCTGACCCTCGCTGACCGGATTGAGCACCACTACACCACGAGCCTATCTACGATTGAGGTTGCGGCAAACGAACGGGACCGCATTGTCGATCAGTTTACTCAGTACTTCCGCAATTCTGTTGCCGACGCAACCGGAGCACATGCGGCGTACTTGATCCGCCGGGCAGGACAGGAAGATCAGGTCCACACAATCTCAAACCACCTAGACTTGCTTGGAATCACGTACGGATTCGCTGCGACGACCGGCAGAGAAAACGGGTTTGCCTACCACACAGGGGCCCGGGAAGAACTGCAGGTTGAACCGGGAGATCTCGTCGTTCCTGCTGCACAGCCAAAAGGGGTACTGGCCCGTGTTCTATTCGAGCCGGAGCCGGAGTTGGAAGATTCGCTCACGTACGATATCACCGCCTGGGCCCTTCCTTATGTCTATGGTGTGGAAGCCTATGCACTGGATCGGGAAGTAACCTGGGAGACGATTGCTCCGGTGCCTGCTGCCAGTGCTCACCCATCTGAACCCGTTGCCTATATAGCAGAGTGGAAAAGCTTTGAAGATGCGCGGCTACTTGCAGATTTATTGCAAAGGGGCGTGAAGGTGCGCTACGCAGAGGTTCCCTTTGAGGTCAATCAGCAATCCTATGACGAGGGGACACTGATCATGACGCGCGGGGGAGCAGGAGCAGCCTTTGATTCCCTCGTCATTCAGAGTGCACGACGCACAAAGCAGCAGGTGGATGCCGTTACCACGACACGCGTCACAGAGGGTGTTGATTTTGGTTCCGGGGATGTCGTCTTCATACGAGCCCCGCGGGTTGCCATCGTTGCGGGTACACCCATCAGCCCCTACAGCCTCGGACAGCTGTGGCACTTCTTTGACGAGCAACTCGAATACAGTGCCACCCTCGTAGATAGTGACGACTTTGGAGATCTACCACTTTTTCGCTACGATGTGATCATCCTGCCCTCTGGAAGCTATAGCGACATACTGGACGAGCGCCGCCTGGAAGAAGTCCGGGATTGGATCCGGGAAGGGGGGCGACTGATTGCTCTCGAAAGGGCAGCAGCTTTCCTTGCAGACAAGGACGGGTTCGGTTTGAAACGCAAACCCGACGATGCGGACGGCGCAGATTCACTGGATACGGAGATCCAGCCCTATGCTGACCGTGATCGGCATGAAATCACTCAGGACATCCCCGGGGCCATCTTCCGTACGGAATTAGACACAACCCATCCCCTGGCATTTGGGTATCCGCGAGACTACTTCACATTAAAAGTCAACCCGCGTGCATTCTCATGGCTGGAAGATGGATGGAATGTCGGCGTTCTTAAAGAAAATAGCCTGGTTGCAGGGTTTGCAGGTACACAGGCGCTCGAACCGCTAGAACAGTCGCTGATCCTGGGAATGGAATCCATTGGGAGGGGCGAGGTGATCTATTTTGCCGATAATCCCATCTTTCGCGGCTTCTACTACCATGGAAGACTCCTGCTGGCAAATGCCGTTTTCCTCGCAGGACAACGGAGTGTAGCAACATTTTAA
- a CDS encoding FRG domain-containing protein, which translates to MANRQHLQWILEGVSSWNKRRAIQPFIPDLSGVHIYRECHNAGLVNNNGHVSLPGINLNRANLSKAILAGLPFDDGGDYRGATFHFADLRGADLSNSRFKDADFTGADLQGTDLSGGYVTNAKFSYDTNFKGARLSNISLKGVDLTTANLVGTDLRGSRPWEALMFPEHMSFPSYEETWISTATVECIEDFLEACRVIKSHLPDAILFFRGEAVSGWDLRPSVMRQSQEGKFRLRANEGKMLLDLMARRPKDFEGTRSAMAQWVIAQHHGLKTRLLDITRNPLVALFWSCLDADYNKPNPGILHVFSLPRELVKPFNSDTVSIIANFAKLPREVQNILLGWTPQGTKGRESYLSYRDTYLDALRRLYQLIREEKPYFDDRIDPKDFYRVFVVEPEQSFERIQAQSGAFLISAFHERFERNEVLNFTSGVPIYGHHTWEIPTTKDKERILHQLDLVNITRETLLPSLDESAKAIIDEYSSLPESGFQESGKTRNYGNFRGTQTR; encoded by the coding sequence ATGGCGAATCGACAGCATCTCCAATGGATCCTGGAGGGAGTCTCTAGTTGGAACAAAAGGCGGGCAATCCAACCTTTCATTCCAGATCTCTCAGGTGTGCATATATACAGGGAGTGCCATAACGCGGGACTTGTGAATAACAATGGCCATGTTTCTCTTCCCGGAATTAATCTCAATAGGGCTAACTTGAGTAAGGCCATTTTAGCGGGTCTTCCTTTTGATGATGGAGGAGATTACAGGGGAGCGACGTTCCACTTTGCCGACCTAAGGGGGGCTGATCTTTCTAATTCAAGATTTAAAGATGCTGACTTTACGGGTGCTGACCTTCAAGGGACAGATCTTTCAGGAGGATATGTCACAAATGCGAAATTCAGCTATGATACTAACTTCAAGGGAGCTCGCTTATCAAATATATCTCTTAAAGGAGTAGATCTTACAACGGCTAACCTTGTGGGTACAGATTTAAGAGGGTCAAGGCCTTGGGAAGCTTTAATGTTTCCCGAGCATATGTCATTCCCATCCTATGAGGAAACATGGATTTCTACTGCTACCGTTGAATGCATAGAAGATTTTCTTGAGGCATGCAGAGTTATTAAATCGCATCTCCCCGATGCGATTTTGTTTTTCCGAGGTGAGGCCGTAAGTGGTTGGGATTTGCGACCCTCAGTGATGCGACAATCACAAGAGGGAAAATTCAGGCTCCGTGCCAACGAGGGGAAAATGCTTCTCGACCTCATGGCAAGGCGGCCAAAAGATTTTGAAGGCACCCGATCAGCTATGGCCCAATGGGTGATCGCCCAGCACCATGGACTCAAAACCAGACTCCTTGATATTACACGTAATCCACTGGTAGCATTGTTCTGGTCTTGTCTAGATGCAGATTACAATAAACCAAACCCCGGGATATTACATGTATTCTCCTTGCCCAGGGAATTGGTTAAACCCTTCAACAGTGATACGGTATCAATTATTGCCAATTTTGCTAAACTTCCACGGGAAGTTCAAAATATACTATTAGGTTGGACGCCGCAAGGCACAAAGGGTAGGGAGTCATACCTCAGTTATCGAGATACTTACCTGGATGCTCTGCGCCGTCTTTACCAGCTGATTCGAGAGGAAAAGCCATATTTCGATGATCGCATTGACCCTAAGGATTTTTATAGGGTATTTGTTGTAGAGCCCGAGCAATCTTTTGAGCGCATCCAGGCGCAATCCGGTGCCTTCCTTATCTCGGCATTTCACGAAAGATTTGAACGCAATGAGGTTCTAAATTTCACCTCAGGGGTTCCGATTTATGGCCATCACACTTGGGAGATACCGACAACAAAGGATAAGGAGAGAATTTTGCATCAACTCGATTTAGTCAACATCACCCGAGAAACACTGCTTCCTAGTCTTGATGAGTCAGCCAAAGCAATAATTGATGAATATTCGTCATTACCAGAATCTGGTTTCCAGGAATCAGGAAAAACACGGAATTATGGTAACTTTCGCGGGACACAGACGAGGTAA
- a CDS encoding TolC family protein, whose translation MGNKIILIWVCSLITLYATAAQPSPDTLRIDLKMVLQETAEVSPDIRAALSNVGRAAARYELAQSSRILPDATAVSAVAVVPGIENPNEVPLEELYLDPAVRNDYGNLRPYAQAEVSLVQPIYTWGALRGAVEAASASADLEEARAQETIFGASLRAAELYYNVLLTNELKRLVDRAGDVVAMAMEEINRLLEEGNPEVDDADRYEVLITQQEYERRIVEVNQVRQTAHAALRRQLMVADSTRIVPVRDALEPLTFVLESLDFYQQSALRYRPEILQAEAGLAATDALVRVARADYYPQGAFGLTLSVSGASNRFRQPNPYISDGFRRTSARTGFGLLQKLNFKQTRARVAQAEAHHNSVRYLAIAAEQGVLAELEQSWRHVIIQEAALAAKDSSLAVSKEWLRVEQINFDLDLGDTENLVKAVRTNLTLEAEYYEAVSRYNMAIMKLLADAGLLTHETDSFFE comes from the coding sequence ATGGGAAATAAAATTATACTTATATGGGTCTGCTCCCTGATTACGTTGTACGCTACAGCGGCGCAGCCAAGCCCAGACACATTGCGTATCGATCTCAAGATGGTCCTTCAGGAGACGGCAGAGGTCAGCCCGGATATTCGGGCAGCTCTGTCCAATGTCGGCCGGGCCGCTGCACGCTATGAACTGGCACAAAGCAGTCGCATCCTCCCGGATGCCACAGCAGTCAGCGCAGTGGCGGTCGTGCCGGGGATTGAAAACCCAAATGAAGTGCCACTCGAGGAGCTTTATTTGGATCCAGCAGTGCGCAACGACTACGGCAACCTTCGACCCTATGCGCAGGCCGAGGTGTCTCTGGTCCAACCCATTTACACATGGGGGGCGCTGAGAGGGGCGGTAGAGGCTGCGTCTGCGAGTGCAGATCTCGAAGAAGCACGAGCTCAGGAGACGATTTTTGGGGCCTCATTGCGCGCGGCAGAACTCTATTACAATGTTCTGTTGACAAATGAGTTGAAACGACTGGTTGATCGGGCGGGAGATGTGGTCGCCATGGCCATGGAGGAAATCAACCGCTTGCTTGAGGAAGGAAACCCGGAAGTTGATGATGCGGATCGTTATGAAGTGCTGATTACGCAACAGGAATATGAGCGGCGTATCGTAGAGGTGAATCAGGTACGTCAGACCGCCCACGCTGCATTGCGTCGTCAATTGATGGTTGCAGATTCGACGCGCATTGTGCCTGTGCGTGATGCCCTTGAACCACTGACGTTTGTCCTGGAGAGCCTGGATTTTTATCAGCAAAGCGCCCTTCGGTATCGCCCGGAAATTCTCCAGGCAGAAGCGGGACTGGCCGCAACCGATGCATTAGTTCGTGTAGCGAGAGCGGACTATTATCCGCAAGGTGCATTTGGACTGACGCTGAGCGTCAGCGGCGCCTCAAATCGATTCCGGCAACCCAATCCGTATATCAGTGATGGGTTTCGGCGTACAAGCGCACGAACAGGCTTTGGATTGCTCCAGAAATTGAACTTCAAACAGACCCGAGCACGGGTTGCACAAGCGGAGGCACATCACAATTCAGTGCGATATCTGGCCATTGCAGCTGAGCAGGGGGTTCTTGCTGAGCTTGAACAATCATGGCGACATGTGATTATTCAGGAAGCAGCGCTGGCTGCAAAGGATAGCTCTCTTGCAGTCAGTAAAGAATGGCTTCGTGTCGAACAAATCAATTTCGATCTGGATTTGGGAGATACAGAAAATCTGGTGAAAGCAGTACGGACAAATCTGACGTTGGAAGCCGAATACTACGAAGCGGTCAGCCGCTACAATATGGCGATTATGAAGCTTCTGGCAGATGCCGGTCTACTTACACATGAAACAGATTCATTTTTTGAATAA
- the gluQ gene encoding tRNA glutamyl-Q(34) synthetase GluQRS, producing the protein MSNTAAKYRMQSVGYHGRFAPSPTGHLHVGSACTALVAWCAARHAGGLFTLRVEDLDVPRTVPGMKEIQINDLKWLGLDWDAGPDIRGPHEPYQQSLRQKYYQSALDRLYHQQMLFPCKLSRKDVQNLASAPHGHTAMYPRSLRPTDVRPGWYEEGGKEATIRLKVPDQRIKFFDQVCGLQEENVATTVGDYVLRRRDGVFSYQLAVVVDDLHMEITEVVRGQDLLGSTARQLLLVDALGGVRPSYAHSPLVLNAKGEKLSKRDESLSLAALRESGVPSRHLVGYLAWALGLLPEVRALSPIELLQYFDWSCMKGRSPCVLPENLAEVLTSNVTLGR; encoded by the coding sequence ATGTCTAACACCGCAGCAAAGTATAGGATGCAGTCTGTAGGCTATCATGGTCGATTTGCTCCCTCCCCGACGGGACATCTGCATGTAGGCAGCGCCTGTACAGCGCTGGTTGCGTGGTGTGCAGCTAGGCATGCAGGGGGTTTGTTCACACTGAGGGTTGAGGATCTGGATGTGCCGAGAACCGTGCCAGGCATGAAGGAGATCCAAATCAATGATCTAAAATGGCTGGGGCTTGACTGGGACGCTGGCCCGGATATTAGAGGGCCACACGAGCCCTACCAGCAGTCGCTGCGCCAGAAATACTATCAGTCTGCATTGGATCGGCTATATCATCAACAGATGCTGTTCCCCTGCAAATTATCCCGAAAGGATGTTCAGAATCTGGCCTCTGCACCCCATGGGCACACCGCAATGTATCCGCGCAGTCTTCGTCCGACTGATGTACGCCCCGGATGGTATGAAGAAGGCGGGAAAGAAGCAACCATCCGATTAAAAGTGCCTGATCAGCGGATTAAGTTTTTCGATCAGGTATGTGGTTTGCAGGAAGAAAACGTAGCCACTACGGTTGGTGATTATGTTCTACGGCGCAGAGACGGAGTCTTTTCTTACCAATTAGCGGTTGTTGTAGATGACCTCCATATGGAGATTACCGAGGTCGTTCGAGGGCAGGATCTTCTGGGATCAACGGCACGACAATTGCTGTTAGTAGATGCACTCGGTGGCGTGCGGCCGTCTTATGCGCACAGTCCACTAGTTCTCAACGCAAAAGGCGAAAAGCTCTCTAAACGGGATGAATCGCTTTCGTTGGCTGCACTTCGAGAATCTGGTGTACCAAGCCGACATCTGGTGGGGTATCTTGCTTGGGCACTTGGGCTCTTGCCCGAGGTGCGCGCACTGTCTCCTATAGAGTTGTTACAGTATTTTGACTGGAGTTGTATGAAGGGGAGGTCACCCTGTGTCCTTCCAGAAAATTTAGCGGAAGTTCTTACTTCAAACGTTACCCTAGGGCGTTGA
- a CDS encoding ABC transporter substrate-binding protein, translating to MPVYLHMKQIHFLNNSTMKSNLLLVLGTLLLWAPLVVAQDAETEVRALITQRDQEIKAAVRGMKEDPALQEVARSLINDQIDFEEMGRLSLGRYYEDISVQQRQDFVEVFGEIVRSQSLGDLSVYEAPVTIGTVVVRDNKASVSTVAEIRGTDVEVSYQLHRKGDKWWLYDIIIDGVGTVEGYSVSFQTYVRKRGFDAFMQSLRKRLATTE from the coding sequence ATGCCGGTCTACTTACACATGAAACAGATTCATTTTTTGAATAACAGTACAATGAAATCAAATTTGCTGTTGGTACTGGGTACCCTATTGCTTTGGGCACCTCTGGTTGTGGCACAGGATGCAGAGACGGAGGTTCGTGCACTCATCACACAGCGTGACCAGGAAATCAAGGCCGCGGTTCGCGGGATGAAGGAAGATCCAGCTCTGCAGGAGGTCGCACGCTCGCTGATCAATGATCAGATTGACTTCGAGGAGATGGGGCGGCTTTCGCTTGGCCGCTACTATGAAGATATTTCCGTGCAGCAGCGCCAGGATTTTGTCGAAGTCTTTGGCGAGATTGTGCGTTCGCAGTCATTGGGCGACCTGTCTGTATATGAAGCCCCGGTCACCATTGGGACCGTGGTGGTCAGGGACAACAAGGCATCCGTGAGCACCGTCGCAGAGATTCGGGGGACTGATGTCGAAGTATCGTATCAGTTGCACCGAAAAGGAGATAAGTGGTGGCTCTATGACATCATCATTGATGGGGTCGGAACGGTCGAGGGTTACTCGGTGTCGTTTCAGACTTATGTGCGCAAGCGCGGCTTTGATGCATTCATGCAGAGTCTGCGAAAAAGACTTGCAACGACAGAGTAG
- a CDS encoding site-specific DNA-methyltransferase, whose protein sequence is MLLFAKNLASFREHNELTVPKRNAEIMLKKAAHYFSFVGQKIVPPRVSEALSILGLSETKDYEEEYTLEDANQDYQKWLASQGTALSGGEAAYKHIDDEGKVFQTVSMAWPNNKQAPREYFMPLQHPVVGKPCPVPAKGWRNPPGTMKKLLNQGRIVFGVNETTQPRRKYILEENMSENLASLLYYGSSDDASLKKMGIHFENPKPVEVAKRLMTGVVGNGDLVLDFFAGSGTAGQAIMEMNSESHKDVRFILVQIPERINEKHSAYKAGHKTIAELCIDRLEKAGRRRIEDSGSILDVGFRVYRLTESYFPENHFEFDPSKSEKENVAALRKHLETASQPRIFDKNEIADIITEISLKNGYGLFYTLEHMKRRFPGNTVYRLSGNGKGALLCLDVELQEKNVRILAERYPEDQLILSRRALCTAKNWTLRNAFGDNLRTV, encoded by the coding sequence ATTCTTCTATTTGCAAAAAATCTGGCCTCGTTCAGAGAACACAACGAATTGACAGTCCCCAAGAGAAATGCCGAAATCATGTTGAAAAAGGCGGCTCATTATTTTTCCTTTGTCGGTCAGAAAATAGTGCCACCCCGTGTATCCGAGGCTCTAAGTATACTTGGCTTAAGTGAGACAAAGGATTACGAAGAAGAATATACTCTGGAGGATGCGAATCAGGACTATCAGAAGTGGCTGGCCTCGCAGGGTACAGCTCTGTCTGGTGGGGAAGCAGCATACAAACACATTGACGACGAAGGCAAAGTTTTTCAGACGGTATCCATGGCCTGGCCCAACAATAAGCAGGCACCGAGGGAATACTTTATGCCATTGCAGCATCCCGTAGTGGGCAAACCTTGCCCCGTCCCCGCCAAAGGATGGCGCAATCCACCAGGAACCATGAAGAAACTTCTGAATCAAGGCCGTATTGTGTTTGGAGTAAATGAGACTACGCAGCCCCGACGCAAATACATTCTTGAGGAAAATATGTCGGAGAACCTTGCTTCCCTGCTGTACTACGGATCTAGTGATGATGCTTCACTAAAGAAGATGGGGATTCACTTTGAAAATCCCAAGCCTGTTGAGGTTGCAAAGCGCCTGATGACCGGAGTTGTAGGCAACGGAGATCTAGTTTTAGATTTCTTTGCTGGGTCCGGTACGGCAGGTCAGGCGATCATGGAAATGAATTCTGAGAGTCACAAAGATGTACGATTCATCTTGGTTCAAATTCCCGAACGCATTAACGAAAAGCATAGCGCGTACAAAGCTGGGCATAAGACAATTGCGGAACTCTGCATTGACCGTTTGGAGAAAGCGGGGAGGAGGAGAATTGAAGATAGTGGAAGTATACTTGACGTGGGCTTTCGTGTCTATCGTCTCACTGAAAGCTATTTTCCGGAAAATCACTTTGAATTCGACCCATCCAAGTCAGAGAAGGAAAATGTAGCCGCACTGAGGAAGCATCTTGAGACCGCCAGCCAGCCCAGAATTTTTGACAAAAATGAGATTGCTGACATCATCACCGAAATCTCGTTGAAAAACGGCTATGGTCTGTTTTACACACTTGAGCACATGAAGAGACGATTCCCGGGGAATACGGTTTACCGCTTGTCCGGCAACGGAAAAGGCGCGCTTCTCTGCCTTGATGTTGAGCTGCAAGAGAAGAACGTTAGGATCTTGGCTGAACGGTATCCAGAGGATCAACTCATCTTGTCCAGACGGGCCCTCTGCACCGCGAAAAACTGGACACTTCGAAACGCATTTGGTGACAATCTCCGTACGGTTTAG
- a CDS encoding site-specific DNA-methyltransferase produces MTENQVPRINITSPDMNAERLAELRRIMPDLFDGDGQLDEAAVRQLFPSEKIRGIEKYRFEWVGKQESKHRAFTPSRATLVADKGRSVNYDQTKNLFIEGDNLEVLKLLKSTYFEQVKCIYIDPPYNTGSDFIYPDNYAEKREAYWQKSGIIKDGVKLVALAETSGRRHSEWLSMMQSRLYAARSLLREDGVVIIHIDENEGHRLRILLEDVFGNTNFLGEII; encoded by the coding sequence ATGACCGAGAATCAAGTACCAAGAATCAACATCACAAGTCCAGATATGAATGCTGAGAGGCTTGCTGAACTACGTCGAATTATGCCTGACCTATTTGATGGAGACGGGCAACTCGATGAAGCTGCAGTACGTCAACTTTTTCCCTCGGAGAAAATTAGAGGGATAGAGAAATACCGCTTTGAATGGGTGGGGAAGCAAGAATCCAAACACCGAGCTTTTACACCGAGCCGAGCCACCCTAGTTGCTGACAAAGGGCGTAGTGTAAATTATGATCAGACCAAGAACCTTTTCATTGAAGGTGATAATCTTGAAGTCCTGAAGCTTTTGAAATCTACTTATTTTGAACAGGTAAAATGCATCTATATTGATCCCCCCTACAACACCGGCAGCGATTTTATCTACCCAGACAATTATGCCGAGAAGAGGGAGGCATATTGGCAGAAAAGTGGAATAATCAAGGATGGTGTGAAGCTAGTTGCTTTGGCCGAAACCAGCGGTAGGAGGCATTCTGAATGGTTGAGCATGATGCAATCACGCTTGTACGCGGCAAGAAGTCTGTTACGAGAGGACGGGGTGGTCATCATTCATATTGATGAGAACGAGGGGCATAGATTGCGCATCTTGCTTGAAGATGTATTCGGAAACACAAACTTTCTTGGTGAAATCATTTAG